The sequence TATTGAGAAAATATATctctctaaatttattttagcaaaagagttaaaagagtttacattttttaaaagagaTATTTGCAAATAGCTatgttaataaatttaattatacttCATAATTATAGTTggcatatttatatattgtagTTATCGTTTTAAGTTGTCTCGTTTGTATGTCTGGATTTATATAAAATGTTAgtgaatttgtataatttgtgggTACGTTTATATAATTTagctatttttataatatttgaaataacaaaattagTCAAACACAAACATCTGAATTTTAGactattatacaaattatactatataaaggaaaaattacatgaattaatacattttaaaaaataattacttattctagcgatactttttgtttattatcatttatagcaatattgcgataaatattcaatatgtattaaaaatgaattatgtatgcaatatatttaaattataattgttatttaaaatatattatgtttgtttggtaaaaaattgtcacattgtattgtaagtgtattaaaatgtgtaataaatgattatccatcattaaaacttgtattatatgtgaataataaattattctttgtaatgTATATTAAACTTgcattataaatgaattacaagtgattaagtgaaaaaaaatattattgctataaatgataaatatttttttattataatatatttatataaatttcccttatataaaattatactaCAAAAAAGTAATACAAGTTATATTATACAAAGATCGAATTGTACAAACGTGCAGATTATACCAACTCAAAACCTCAACTCACTAATTATCACCAAATTTTGATTGCGAATTGTAATTAGTGCTATAAAAACTAATATTAGTATATATCTACTTAACTATGTAAGCTTTATTTAAACATACGTGCCGaatattaaaaaggaaaaaaagaagaagttgtgTTTCATGTGTACAATATAGTTTCTTATATATTTCTGAATTTTCGTAGTATTtggatttaattaaaataatacccCCTTCCCCTTTTCAATGAAACTGACTATGTCATGATTTCATTTTTAGATTCATGCaatgatatatttttctattatattgaCTAGTAAAAAACTGTaatctataatatttttgtataatttttgaatatttaaatttttatttaaaatattaaattaaatataatttaatttaatttaaaaataattaaattaattttcgaaAAGCTAACATGACAACTAAGCGGACGAAGAGAGTAATTGAGAACCCTTCTTGACcttaattaatatgaaatgatacgtttgtaattttttttcatttttcttatatataaagAGAAGTGTTAAAATCCTTCtatacaattatgtaggtttttttttttttaataaaaaacaatatttttaaaaatcttcttCATTGAGTAAAATAATCgcaataaaattattcaatatatggATACAATGCAaagattttataaaattgatgCAATTTAAATGGATGAATATAGCatattagttaatattttaaaagctatattattaaatttgacATGAGAAATATCAAAGCTGGCTTAAAATAATTTGACTAATACGCGTTAAACATTCATAGAAtgcatataacttaaattcttttataaaaCATTTGCTATCAAATCAATTCTTTCTTCACCacacaataaaataagttaggtccttttccttataaataatataacttaTAAGATTATCAAATCGTGAGATCTCAGCAGCCAAAAAGGTAATTAAAGGGGTTGCAATTTTCATGTTAAAACAGTGATAATTAGTTGGTTTGCCATTTATTCTAAAGttaaaagtcatttctcccttTTAAGTTTAAAGACTTGCAAGTTTCAATAACATGGCCCGGTACATTGCTTCTTAATTAAATCACTTCCTCTTTGTGAATTAATGACTACCAATCATTTACTACTCTTTAGGGAGtacttaataataatatttttttaaagaaaaaaaactagcTTCTTAACCCTAAAACCTCATAGTTGAATTTATATAGGTAGTTTAAGAATCACAAGATTGAATCGATCAAAATtacatgtataaaattataatgatacaagaaataagaaaaaataaaatttaacagGTAGTTAAACAATATGAAttaagaaaagacaaaaaaatacatAGGTTCGTGGATTTAGAGTTACACTGATGTCCTGTGCGGTACTTGACAATTTACTCGTCAatctttcacgatcttgtaagcCTGATTAATACTTTAAGATCACTAAGAGAATAAAGAAATACTAAGAAAGTTTTGGAAGAAAGCTTTGTATTGTTTGAAAGATTGCTTACAACTTGTTGAATGCCTTTGCAAATGAAAGCCCCTCTATTCATAACTTAGCGGGTCATTAACGGGCTATGCCACTGGAAAAATTGCTATTTTTTTTCCTGCTacatccaaaaataaaataaaataaattacaatccTTTAAAAACAATGTGTCTGTCAAGAGAAGAAATTCCATatccttgaatttattttcctAGACCTATCAAATCTTCATCATGTTtgtaaaattaatcaatattctCTCAGAAAATGACATATTTCATGCTTAACATAGCAACTAATTAATTAGGTTCCACGTAACCTTGAAATTTAACAAAACGTTGACAAATAATGCAGTTTAAAAGTAGTATTATATTCCACGGACAAATTTTAATACCTTTTAATCTTTACCTTATTGATGTAGTCATCTTCCAAACAAAATCTTTTACTTCACATTCTTAAATACACTCTTTGGGTAATGTACCTTTTTTCTTTACTCAAGTTTTGGCTACTTGTctatattttaagtcaaaacttATGTCACTATTATTATTGATTACATGCAAATTCCTCattcaatatttttgtataaatacctatgcataattattttttttatagcatAACCTTTCTTACAATCTCAAAGAGAGAAAAGCTACGTGATAAAAGATCGAATATAAACCCTTTTCATGGCTCGAGTTATAATTCAATACATCACAatattcttctttcttcatctCCTTTTCATGCGCGCTACGGAAGCTAGGCCATTTATAATGGTGCAAAATtcagaaaaacattttcatgttGTGGTGAAAAACTCCGGTCCTAGTCCTGGAATCGGTCATCATGACTATGGGGATTTGGAGAAACCTATTGTTATTGTACATAATTCTTCTGGTCCAAGTCCTAATGAGGGACGACACaagtaattattataaaattaattactcaAACTTAGAGAATGTTTGAAGAAGCTTATTGTTGGTGGTTCATTTCATGCAAAAGTAGTCAAGAAATATATAATCGTACTATAGTGCAATAAGTACGTAAGTTGtcaataaaaatttaacaattatTCAGAAGACAAAAAAATGTTTACGTGTTACTTGTACGATTATTGTGGATTATGTCATACGTTTGATGTATTTAGTATGTGGTTTCTGTAATTAGTCACTATTATAGTATTATATTCTTCATGTGTGATATAGTGTAAGATCGATTGCTTCCTTACTGTAGAACAATAtgtataaagaaaataaaatctatCGTATAGTATTACTACTCAGTGATGGGaaacttcttaacttttagtACATATATAGCATGCAAagactatatattataattagttGCCATATTTGCTATTAATCGTTGAAAATTTATGCTATGTCTCTTTTCTGTTTTCCACGGCTAGATTACCCTAAGTACTACTCTGTCAActacaatttatatatttaatctGATTTTGACTTGATAAAGaagttttaaaaatgtaaaaaaagatttttaaatccTAAAGATTAAATTGATTAAAGATATGTAGAATGTATCgtaatgatatttatttttataaatttaaacatttaaggttagaaaattaattaaatagttgtTAGGAatggaaaatatatatattatttttaaagcaagttaaaaaggaaaataaaataacaaagtgAATTAATAAGGTAAATACAGTAAATAATGTTACTCTAGTGGTTTGGGTTCGAAAACGAGACTATTAAAGTGATTATAAATTAACTCGATAtctaaaatgaatataaaaaatctttaagaaatcaaaaagaaaaacccAGCAGCACTTTTCGGGgaaataattgaagtaaagattATTTCGAGGACGAAATCATAAGATTATTCAGAAGTGCAGGATCATTTTTGCAATTTCCCTAAATCGTAGGTCAAATTGTTGAAATCCGTTTTAACCCCTCTCTGCTGTTAATGAAAACCCAAAACCCACGAAGAACCACAGTTATGGCACGGCCTTGGCTATTCCGGCGAGTCGTCCACCGCTCTCGACAGCTTTTCGCCGCCTCCGACGACGTCCAGACACTGTACTCAGCTTTTTACCGGTTCCAGTGTCACTACGCCACCACTGTAACTGATGCACAAGTCTGTAATAGGAATGAAAATGAGAAAGCCAAGTGGTTAACTCTACCACCCTTCACTGCCACCGTCAACGGTGCTGCTTTAGGAAGGGAGATCGCCGGAGTTAAAATGGACGTCAATGAGAATTCAGCCAACACCATGACAGCACTCAAATGGGTTCAACGTTGCTGCCCTGAGTTACCGAAGTCCCTAGTGCAGAAGCTTTTTCGCTTAAGACAGGTTCTAATTCTGTTACGATCTTTAACTATTTTGTTATGTTCTTTACATATTATTGATTCTAGAATTGTGtgtattctatttttatttttactttaaaggaaaaatacGCCAAGGATACAACTTTTTGCCTAAATTTGATCAATTTCGTCTATacaatttccttttcttcaaGTTGCATACTGCGAGTAACATTTGAAGAACTTAAGGAATTTTGTTATACTAGACTGCAAAGCTCATAGCTGATACATATAATTCTCAAGGCTGAAAgctacaaaatttatatatggaATTTGTTGCTGAACACTTAGTATAAAGCTAGAGATcacattttcttttgaaatgttAAAAACCAATATCTGGGATGATCACATTATTGATTATTCTCAATTACAAGCCTTCATCAAGAGTATTGACAATAATTACTTTGTACATGTCATACTTACTGGAACTGTAAAAGAATTACTTATAACATTTCTTCCTTGATTTAACATTATTGTTTCTGCAGGTTCGAAGAGACTCTTCTAATGTTGAAGAACAGCGGCCCAAGAGGGTATGATTTGTTTCTCTTTTGGCATTTAGTTTTTGATTCTTAAATAAGAGATCTTGCAAGTCTATCTACTGACATCTCCATGAGATGTATTTTGAATGCTATCAGACCAATTTTTGCATTTTCAATGTTGTAATCTAATATTTCATGTTTTTGGCAGGTTTCTGCAAAGGAATCAATGAATGTTGGAGATAGAATATTTCTTCCGATAACTGTTCAGAAGTTTCCCTCTGAGAAAGTAGTTTATTACCCTTCTAGTGAAGAAGAAAGGAAGTTTGTGCATAGCCTAGAATTGTATAAGGTCTAAAATCTATAGCTGATTTTTGGACTTCCCAACTCTTTATCTTCCTGCAACATCCCCCAATCTAAATCATTGCATATGAAGGGgaacatacccaacctatgtGCTTTATGAGTCTGATGCATTTCTGTTTTCCTGTTAAATTGTAGGATGCAGAAATTATTGTGGTCAATAAACCTCCAGGAATGCCAGTTCAGGTTAGTTGTCAATACCCAAGTTCTTTTTATTGGATTGTGAGAGTTAATACTCTTATTACAGCAAATGGATCTTTGGACAGGGTGGAATTGGCATAAAACGCAGTTTAGATGAACTTGCAGCTAAGTATATGAGACATCAGTACTCAGAGGCCCCTCGCCTGGTAtgtttcatggtttttgcattcatatttttttcaaaataattccCTTGTCTTCTTCTTTAGTATGTGTTCAAAAAGCACAATGCTAATACCTAGGATGTACTATGAATaatccatttatttattttctgtttttttttgttgatttagcAAGTAGTGGAAGCTGTTGTTATTTCAATTCATCCACAGCATATTCTGTTCATTGTTGTGAAAAGAAACATGTGCATCGAATGGAAGAAGAATAAGGAAGTTCTTTTGCCAGGTTATAGGCTTTTCATGTGTACATGTCATGCTATGGAAAAAACTTTGTACTCCAGTCTTTATGGTTGGATTTTGAGGAAGTACGTCTCAATCTTTAGCTTAAGTCTAGAAAATGTGCACATGGAACCATGGAATTGTTGGAAGATTTCAATATTGTTTGACTCGAGTTTCATGGATGTTATACAATGAGAAGATCTCTCTTCCCTGTTTCAAGTTACTCTAATTGCTCTTCCCTTTCTTCTGCTACTTATGTTAGAAGGCATTCTAAATGTCctcttgtttgtctttctggaTTGAGTACCCTTTTGGTGAATCTTATGTCTGTTTGTCCTGTTGCGGAGCTTATTGGTTATTAGGTGCACAGACTGGATAGAGACTGCAGTGGACTATTGGTGATGGGAAGAACACAATTAAGTGCTTCAGCTTTGCATTCGATCTTCCGTGAGAAAACATTTGACTCGCAAAATGAGGTATACTGTTACTCCCTGCAATATATATGGTGAACTTACTAATGATTGCACTTCccaatttgattttcttttccaAACCTGATATTGCCTTTCTCTTCTGAAAGGATCTTGAAAGCAAGAAAAGAATTTTGCAGAAGAAGTACTGGGCGCTTGTCATAGGATGTCCGAGACGCTCCGGAGGGATAATATCAGCACCACTTGGAAAGGTTAGGGACAGTGACGTATCAATCAATCTTACAGAAACTATCTATCATGTTTCAATCCCAAATTTTGTTGGAATCGGCTACATGAGTTTTCCATTTTCATTCTAGTCTATTTGAGCATGTTCATCCCAATACTAAATGATTTACTATCTTTTAAGACAATTTTAGGGGAGTCCTGCAATAAATAAGAAATTGGGGAAGGGGGATCCCctttaccttttctttttctggAAGTGTTATTGAATCCTGAGTTTATTCTAGAACATATACGAGAGTTTAAACAACCTTGTAACTGATGGCTTGCATATCTTTACCAACAAAGATGGATTAGAtaacaaatgaaaaattaaagatttatgCCTGATATAACTTTTAGGACTTTGTTAAGACTTCATTATAATCATGTAAATCCTAATCCAAGATGGACTACAATTCGTGTTAATTGACCCCCAAATGTACTCTAATTTATCCTTGCTGGAGCTGTAGAGTTGCTATGTGTGGTGCCGGATAGGGGGGATTCCATAGCAGAAATTCAAACCACTCTCTTGCTTCTCTTGCATCAATTGCTTGATGcatttataatcatatttttGCTAAAGAACAAGTTTTCTGTAAGATAGATTTCTTAGCTTTCCTTCTCTCAGCTGGTGTTAGACAACGGGAAATCTGAGCGCATCACAATCATGTCGGATGTCAGAGCACCATCGGCACAATATGCTGTAACAGAGTATCGCATCATTGGATCCTCCGAGAAAGGCAAGTTCTGAATGCTATCCTGAATACCTACATAAACAAAGGCATGgaactaaataaatgaaatgtgGTTGATTATTCTTGGTAACCTCTCAATACACCTTTTAGTTATGTAGCTCTTATAAATTACACAGATCAATGCATCTgcgttctctctctctctctctctctctcaatatatatacatatataacattTACATTCTTTCACATCCACATACAAACAGCAGGTGGAGGTTCCACCGAAGCTCTCGTGAAGAGTgtaattcttctttttctctaagGTGGTTCGGCAGGGGAGTGATATAGCTCAGACTCTTCCAAAATATTGCCAGGTGTGTCAGATCCTCCAAAATGCTAtgcatttttggaggatccgagACGGGTACGtcaacatttttggagagtccgagcaacataggcTTAAAGTGTGGTGCAGGGAGTTGGTACAAATAGGAATATATCGTACTCTTATTCCAGTTACGCATTTAAGTTTGACTTGGCTCGATCAGTTAAGGAACAAGGTGATTTACACATTGGTCTATTAACTTCTTaacatttttctctttaaaagtTGAATTCTGAAATGATTGTGTGAAGTGTGCAAGTTTCATCACTGAGACCTAAAGAATAATCTACTGGAGAAgaacttttttaaaatcatttcaaaGAATGAGCCGTGATATTCAGTTTTGAGTAGTTAAAGACAAAGGCAACACATATAGGTCTCGGATAGTTAAAATTTTTAGGGCTTATGCTGCTGTAGTGTTGTTGAGCTGCTTGTTGACATAGCATGGATTTTATGTAATGGGAAATGGGAAAAACGTCTCCATTAATATACTTATTTGAGGATAGATTTAATTGCAGAATGCACCTAGACACATATTATCCAAATCATTCTTAGTTTTTCTGTTACTTATACACATACATGTGCCAATGGCCAAAGATAGTTACTAGCTCAGCTAGCATTATTTGGTTTTGTACACAAACAGTTATAGAGAATTGGTTGCTTCTTCGTTTTAAGAAATCAACTCTCATATCTTTTCAAACATCTTTGTTTATGGATATATATTTCTCTTTTGGTGAATTCCAGGTTACACATGGCTAGAGTTATCTCCACTTACGGGCAGAAAGCATCAGGTACAGAAAACTGCTTCTCTGTAATGGTAGCTTCAATTTTTTCTGTTATGCtagtgattttattttatatttttcttgataaagTTAAGCTAGTGTATATTAAACTGATTATTTCGCCCTCTGTTTTTGAAGTTGCGTGTTCATTGTGCTGAGGCATTAGGGACTCCAATAGTTGGAGACTACAAGTATGGTTGGCAAGCTCATAGAAAGCTGAAACATCTGCCTTTGCCCACTTCAGTGTTGAACCTAGGTGTGGAAATTCCCAGGCAAAAACCAGATCCTTTCAACCTTCGTTTAGGGAATGGAAGTATTTCAGACAAGCAGCCTCATCTTCATCTTCACTGTAAGGAGATGGTTTTGCCCAACATTTCTCAAGCTTTGCAACGAGCTCAAGTAGTTTCAGATGCTGATCTCGTAGATGTTGAAAGTATCAAGCTGGTTGCTCCTTTGCCCTTCCACATGCAAAAGAGCTGGGATTGCTTGAGTGCTTGATTTGTCTTAGAAATGATGGCTTCTACTGAGCCACAAGTGCACTACTACAGAGCTGGAGTGAGGACACTGACTATTACCTCTTCCCGAGACAATTCGGCAAGGGGTGATGATGTTTCCTTGAGGAACTTTGTATAGTTGGGCCAACTTGAGCTCGACCCATGACGTGAAATCAGTTAAGGTTCAGGTCCAAGTCCAAGTTCATTGGGCTGTGTGGGCTAGGCATCATTCCATAGATCAGAACCGGGGACTCGGTCCATTAGTCTGGGTGTTGACACCCTATCAAGCCCAAAGAGTAGGTTAATGTTCCCAACTTGTagcattttcttttttccattttagtAAATGGGAATATCAAAGGAACAAGCTGTCGATTTCATTATTGCAGATTCTTGCAAAAcacaatatttatgtattatttattcttttcccAGTTGTGATGGtatgatataattaatttgCATGTACGTGTTGAAGTCAATTATGTGCATCGGTAGGTTCCGGTCATAGAACAACGTTGTCATTTGATGAAAGACGTTCCTCCTAATCTCTTTTTTAAGTCTGTTGACAAACTCATGATTAAGTGgacaatagaaaaagaaaaaacagaacaaATTAGTCGTGCGTTATACAACACAGACACGTTATTTGACTTTCATTCACTTAAAAAAACAATATGTTTAAAGCTAATTAtcgtattaattttatttaatagaatattttaagttgttgaAGGGAATACGAATACCtggtttattttgtttttccatTCGGGGAAGTTGgtaaaaatttgataatttacCTAACTGATAGACCCTTTTCTCAGCCTTTAAATTTTTCTGTATTTTCCtccaaaaaaatatgatttatttgcTATATCCTAACTAATCCGTTTTATATTAGCTTCTTGTACGTCacatatttttactaatatgaGTTAAGCACATTTATGGGTTTTCCCCAAAAATCTCACATAATTATTAGGGGAACGTAtctaaatatatcatatttataaaatatttattatttatagttgtataattttaatgttaagTACAATTCAGTTTTAATATATAGGGTACATTTTAAGACATTTACATTATGTATCTATAATGCATacgaaatttatttttgtatatagtGTAATACATCTATATTACATGCATAGTTCGTTTTTAATacgtg comes from Solanum pennellii chromosome 1, SPENNV200 and encodes:
- the LOC107008695 gene encoding RNA pseudouridine synthase 4, mitochondrial, with amino-acid sequence MKTQNPRRTTVMARPWLFRRVVHRSRQLFAASDDVQTLYSAFYRFQCHYATTVTDAQVCNRNENEKAKWLTLPPFTATVNGAALGREIAGVKMDVNENSANTMTALKWVQRCCPELPKSLVQKLFRLRQVRRDSSNVEEQRPKRVSAKESMNVGDRIFLPITVQKFPSEKVVYYPSSEEERKFVHSLELYKDAEIIVVNKPPGMPVQGGIGIKRSLDELAAKYMRHQYSEAPRLVHRLDRDCSGLLVMGRTQLSASALHSIFREKTFDSQNEDLESKKRILQKKYWALVIGCPRRSGGIISAPLGKLVLDNGKSERITIMSDVRAPSAQYAVTEYRIIGSSEKGYTWLELSPLTGRKHQLRVHCAEALGTPIVGDYKYGWQAHRKLKHLPLPTSVLNLGVEIPRQKPDPFNLRLGNGSISDKQPHLHLHCKEMVLPNISQALQRAQVVSDADLVDVESIKLVAPLPFHMQKSWDCLSA